From Pelmatolapia mariae isolate MD_Pm_ZW linkage group LG22, Pm_UMD_F_2, whole genome shotgun sequence, a single genomic window includes:
- the LOC135932356 gene encoding glutathione S-transferase A-like has translation MAKDMTLWWGSGSPPCWRVMIALEEKKLQGYNQKLLSFEKGEHKSKEVMDVNPRGQLPAFKCGDKIINESYGACFFLECEYMSQGTKLIPVTSSEKALVLQRTFEGNTLHQKMVDVFMYNRRVPENERHESAFKRLKETLTGEVQMWEGYLQKTPGGFLAGKSFSMADVIVYPSVALLFRMGLSEKRYPKLSEYHKNLKDRPSIKATWPPLWKDTPGQDFLKDI, from the exons ATGGCCAAGGACATGACTCTCTGGTGGGGCTCCGGCTCTCCCCCCTGCTGGCGGGTAATGATCGCTCTGGAGGAGAAGAAACTGCAGGGATACAACCAAAAACTGCTCTCCTTCGAGAAAGGAGAGCACAAGTCAAAGGAAGTCATGGATGTAAACCCCAGGGGACAG CTTCCTGCCTTCAAATGTGGGGACAAAATCATCAACGAGTCCTACGGTGCATGCTTCTTCCTGGAG TGTGAGTACATGTCCCAGGGAACCAAACTGATCCCTGTGACCTCCAGCGAGAAAGCCCTGGTGCTCCAGCGTACCTTTGAGGGTAATACACTTCACCAGAAAATGG TGGATGTTTTTATGTACAACCGGAGGGTCCCAGAGAATGAGAGGCACGAATCTGCCTTTAAGAGACTCAAGGAGACGCTGACTGGCGAGGTGCAGATGTGGGAGGGATACCTGCAGAAG ACACCAGGTGGTTTCCTGGCGGGAAAGAGCTTTTCAATGGCTGATGTGATTGTTTATCCAAGCGTTGCTCTTCTCTTCCGCATGGG GCTAAGTGAGAAACGTTACCCCAAACTGTCAGAATACCATAAAAATCTGAAGGACAGACCCAGCATCAAAGCCACCTGGCCTCCACTTTGGAAGGACACCCCTGGACAGGACTTTTTAAAAGACATCTGA
- the LOC135933183 gene encoding glutathione S-transferase A-like: MAKDMTLWWGSGSPPCWRVLIALEEKNLQGYNQKLLSFEKGEHKSKEVTDVNPRGQLPAFKCGDIVINESYGACFFLESKLKSQGTKLIPDCAGSENNCALIALIMQRVFEGNTLHQKMAEVIMYNWRVPENERHESAFKRLKETLTAEVQMWEGYLKKTPGGFLAGENFSMADVIVFPSVALLFHMGLSEDKYPKLAEYYKKLQGRPSIKATWPPTWKETPGQELFKDI, encoded by the exons ATGGCCAAGGACATGACTCTGTGGTGGGGCTCCGGCTCTCCCCCCTGCTGGAGGGTGCTGATCGCTCTGGAGGAGAAGAACCTGCAGGGATACAACCAAAAACTACTCTCCTTCGAGAAAGGAGAGCACAAGTCGAAGGAAGTCACCGACGTAAACCCCAGGGGACAG CTTCCTGCCTTCAAATGTGGGGACATAGTCATCAATGAGTCCTACGGTGCATGCTTCTTCCTGGAG TCCAAGTTGAAGTCCCAGGGAACTAAGCTGATTCCTGACTGCGCCGGCTCCGAAAACAATTGTGCTTTGATAGCTTTAATAATGCAGCGTGTGTTTGAGGGCAACACACTTCACCAGAAAATGG CGGAGGTTATTATGTACAACTGGAGGGTCCCGGAGAATGAGAGGCACGAATCTGCCTTTAAGAGACTCAAGGAGACGCTGACTGCTGAGGTGCAGATGTGGGAGGGATACCTGAAGAAG acaCCAGGCGGTTTCCTGGCAGGAGAGAACTTCTCCATGGCTGATGTGATTGTTTTTCCAAGTGTTGCTCTTCTCTTCCACATGGG GCTAAGTGAGGATAAATACCCCAAACTGGCAGAATACTACAAAAAGCTGCAGGGCAGACCAAGCATCAAAGCCACCTGGCCTCCTACTTGGAAGGAGACTCCAGGACAGGAACTTTTCAAAGATATCTGA